In Candidatus Zixiibacteriota bacterium, one DNA window encodes the following:
- a CDS encoding single-stranded DNA-binding protein — MASVNKAILIGNLGRDPEIKYTPSGQAVTNFSIATTERYKDKSGEMQERTTWHNIVAWGRQAEISKEYLSKGSPVYIEGRIDNRSYEDKEGNKRYISEVVVQRLQLLGRKGESSSTSYDQSPPPQQNDFPDGGSGDDDDLPF; from the coding sequence TCAACAAGGCGATCCTGATCGGCAATCTCGGAAGAGACCCGGAGATCAAATACACGCCGAGCGGACAGGCGGTGACGAATTTCTCGATTGCGACGACTGAACGCTACAAGGACAAGAGTGGCGAGATGCAGGAAAGAACAACCTGGCACAATATCGTCGCATGGGGCAGGCAGGCTGAAATCTCCAAAGAGTATCTCTCCAAGGGGAGCCCGGTCTATATCGAAGGGCGCATCGACAACCGCAGCTACGAGGACAAAGAAGGCAACAAGCGATACATCTCCGAAGTCGTCGTGCAGCGCTTGCAGCTTCTGGGACGCAAGGGCGAGTCGTCTTCGACCAGCTACGATCAATCGCCTCCCCCGCAGCAGAATGATTTTCCTGACGGTGGTTCCGGAGATGACGACGATCTCCCGTTCTAG
- the tolB gene encoding Tol-Pal system beta propeller repeat protein TolB produces the protein MIKNTILLSIVMLVAAMNVVIAQPSADISARIIQEGEIRQYPISVEDFRITSMVSSPDDIRLAQQISQIIRDDLSFHMLFKEIPIDSFILSVLELTEMTKLAWKNMGAEYLVSGRCTIEGSEVEINYTIWDLVHMSEMRSDGFRSSRDNLRALAHSVSDDVVRQVAGMKPLFNTKIAYVSAKSGNKEVYVCDYDGHSSYAVTSNGSINLSPVWDAQGKSILYTSFKGGFPELWRANIGSANHSKVASYKGLNSAAAISPTNDEICLTLSKDGNAELYLLDMNGKIKRRLTNSRAIESSPSFGPNSRTIAFSSDRTGTPQVYLMDDEGLDVTRVTYRGSYNDSPAFSPDGSKIAFVTRSDRGNFDICVVDVTGENFRLITRSGSNENPHWAPDSYHLVYSARHNDNYDLFITDFMGLTRRQISSDSKSSNPFWGPNTKR, from the coding sequence GTGATCAAGAATACGATTTTGCTATCGATTGTGATGCTGGTTGCAGCGATGAATGTGGTCATTGCACAACCTTCCGCAGATATATCTGCGAGAATTATACAGGAAGGGGAAATCAGACAATACCCGATTTCGGTCGAGGATTTTAGGATCACGAGCATGGTCTCCTCACCGGACGACATACGGCTGGCGCAGCAAATCTCACAGATCATCCGCGATGATCTTTCTTTTCACATGCTTTTCAAAGAAATTCCGATAGACTCTTTCATACTCAGTGTTCTTGAACTGACCGAAATGACAAAGCTGGCGTGGAAGAACATGGGCGCGGAGTATCTCGTGTCCGGCAGGTGCACTATTGAGGGTTCCGAGGTCGAAATCAACTACACAATCTGGGATCTTGTCCACATGAGTGAGATGAGATCTGACGGATTTAGGTCCAGTCGGGATAATCTGAGAGCTCTGGCGCATTCAGTGTCGGATGATGTTGTTAGGCAGGTGGCAGGAATGAAGCCTCTTTTTAACACGAAGATCGCCTACGTGTCGGCGAAGTCTGGCAACAAAGAAGTCTATGTGTGCGATTATGACGGGCATAGTAGTTACGCAGTGACATCTAACGGATCGATAAATCTCTCTCCCGTCTGGGATGCACAGGGGAAATCAATCTTATATACTTCCTTCAAGGGCGGCTTTCCTGAATTGTGGAGAGCCAATATCGGCAGCGCGAATCACTCGAAGGTTGCATCGTACAAAGGGCTGAACTCTGCGGCGGCAATTTCACCAACCAACGATGAAATATGCCTGACGCTGTCGAAGGATGGCAATGCTGAGCTCTACCTTCTCGATATGAATGGGAAGATCAAGCGGCGTCTGACAAACTCCCGGGCTATCGAGTCTTCGCCGTCATTTGGACCGAATAGTCGAACAATAGCTTTCTCGTCGGATCGTACCGGTACCCCGCAGGTGTACCTGATGGACGACGAAGGCTTGGATGTCACGCGAGTGACGTATAGGGGATCATACAACGACTCACCGGCATTCTCTCCGGATGGGTCGAAAATAGCATTCGTGACGAGAAGCGACAGGGGGAATTTCGACATTTGCGTGGTCGATGTCACTGGTGAGAATTTCAGGTTGATCACGAGGAGCGGCTCTAACGAGAATCCGCACTGGGCACCGGACAGTTATCATCTTGTTTACTCGGCACGGCACAACGATAACTATGATTTGTTCATCACGGATTTTATGGGGCTAACCAGGCGTCAGATTTCTTCTGACAGTAAGTCAAGCAATCCTTTTTGGGGACCAAACACAAAACGATAA
- the pal gene encoding peptidoglycan-associated lipoprotein Pal, with product MLTRILTIFALLALSLVVLGASCNKEQPEPPPAPPAPEIDTTTPPPVEPPTPPPPEVKKVTEDQFKTAYFDFDKYNLRSDARTALEANAKLLKDNPKVTVMIEGHCDERGTVEYNLALGEKRARTAMDYLKSLGIPVGRMEIISYGKERPVATGHDEVSWQKNRRAKFTITSQ from the coding sequence ATGTTGACAAGGATTTTGACAATCTTCGCACTATTGGCTTTGTCGCTGGTGGTACTTGGAGCCAGCTGCAACAAGGAACAGCCCGAGCCACCGCCTGCGCCACCGGCACCGGAGATTGACACGACAACGCCGCCGCCTGTTGAACCGCCGACGCCACCACCACCGGAAGTCAAGAAGGTTACCGAGGATCAGTTCAAGACGGCATATTTTGATTTTGACAAGTACAATCTTCGTTCCGATGCCAGAACGGCGCTTGAGGCTAATGCGAAGCTGCTCAAGGACAACCCGAAGGTAACGGTGATGATTGAAGGCCATTGCGACGAGCGTGGCACAGTCGAGTATAACCTTGCACTGGGTGAGAAACGTGCCAGGACGGCGATGGATTATCTGAAGAGTCTTGGCATTCCAGTGGGCCGCATGGAGATCATTTCGTACGGCAAGGAAAGACCTGTGGCAACAGGCCACGATGAGGTCTCCTGGCAGAAAAATCGCCGTGCCAAGTTCACCATAACCAGCCAGTAG
- the ybgF gene encoding tol-pal system protein YbgF, whose product MRWLGAIGLLCLLLLTGCTSSRKLDEMSLQMNVLEQQNRAIEDKLIEVDSLGRSLLDALTTFKARTEFTDEAGDARIEELGAKLNDVIDRVERLQQSVTALQQGLMRAPPSAVADSAADTTSGGVVYVDARKLYDGAFADISAGNYQLAILGFNEYITGFPSTDLTDDAQFWIGECYYRQNNFVSARDEFAKVVSKYPDSDRMASALYKLGKCYMETGDKAKAKKYYDETITRFPDTPEAELAKGKRSTLGD is encoded by the coding sequence GTGAGATGGCTCGGTGCAATCGGTTTGTTATGTCTTCTTCTGCTGACAGGGTGCACTTCGTCCCGCAAGCTGGATGAAATGTCCCTTCAGATGAATGTTCTGGAGCAGCAGAACCGGGCAATCGAAGACAAACTGATTGAGGTGGACAGCCTCGGGAGATCGCTTCTCGACGCTCTGACCACCTTCAAAGCTCGCACAGAGTTCACCGATGAGGCTGGTGATGCCAGGATCGAAGAGCTCGGAGCCAAACTCAACGATGTGATAGATAGAGTAGAGCGGTTGCAGCAATCTGTGACCGCTCTACAACAGGGGCTTATGAGGGCTCCTCCGTCGGCAGTGGCTGATTCGGCTGCCGATACGACTTCCGGTGGTGTTGTCTATGTCGATGCGCGCAAACTCTATGACGGCGCATTTGCCGATATCTCGGCAGGGAATTATCAACTCGCCATCTTGGGTTTCAACGAGTACATAACGGGTTTCCCCAGCACAGACCTGACTGACGATGCCCAGTTCTGGATTGGCGAATGCTACTACAGACAGAATAATTTTGTATCTGCCAGGGACGAGTTTGCGAAGGTAGTGAGCAAATATCCGGACTCTGACAGGATGGCGTCTGCGCTTTATAAACTCGGCAAGTGCTACATGGAAACAGGCGACAAGGCCAAGGCGAAGAAATATTACGATGAGACTATTACCAGGTTCCCTGACACGCCTGAGGCCGAGTTGGCAAAGGGAAAACGGAGCACACTTGGGGACTGA
- a CDS encoding DUF2723 domain-containing protein translates to MKGRGTKVWIGGLILLNFIWLLKTLSGYVGWVDSGELTVACYTLGIAHPTGYPIYTLLGRVSTLFFPGEIIKAVSFVSLLAGLGAGVLFILTIRSIFKHVGILADIKANHLLAASTSIVVLLYTPLVWSLSVTVEVYALHLLFVTAIFYLVVESTAISKARLMRTAALLAYLVGLSFSNHLSTVLLLPALAFWAAGTDAIRRNLIRLIPVCAILGLLGLTAYLYLPIRAFQTPIINWGDPTTLENFIRHASGWQYRVWIFNKPGAEILQSMGDLIGLVVRQLPLLMVVPAAIGLVVLTVKSRFISIFLGIVFVSNIIYAAGYTIPEIDTYLLPTILIYTVWCVIGIAAICVFALEKLAGRSARVIAPYAIAGLLLLLGFYQIITNREYADRSSYRYVDNQNQLLFDCMEQRAVFLTANWDYYSPLLYTRFADSIRTDITAIDIGLLQRSWYYKYISQIDPELDQRISDAERRFMPLVRNFERGDPYDPAKIEATYQEIIATIAATPNRPVYIDLGTKFEKLSEFGMAPVGLLFRVIRKDDLFVPRPPERMTLGPAGIDILEKDYSLKKQVDIINNMNRNWLTFWEQYRSPEEESTP, encoded by the coding sequence ATGAAAGGACGAGGTACAAAGGTCTGGATCGGTGGCCTGATTCTGCTTAATTTTATCTGGCTGCTCAAAACACTTTCCGGCTATGTCGGCTGGGTCGATTCAGGGGAGCTAACAGTCGCGTGCTATACGCTCGGCATCGCGCACCCGACGGGTTACCCCATTTACACGCTTCTCGGGCGGGTCAGTACGCTATTCTTTCCCGGCGAGATCATTAAAGCCGTATCATTCGTGTCGCTCCTCGCCGGTCTAGGGGCGGGTGTTCTGTTCATCCTGACAATCCGTTCGATCTTCAAGCACGTCGGCATCCTTGCAGACATCAAGGCCAACCATCTTCTTGCAGCTTCCACCTCCATTGTGGTGTTGCTGTATACACCCCTGGTCTGGAGTCTCTCTGTCACAGTCGAAGTCTACGCGCTGCACCTGCTTTTCGTGACGGCGATATTCTATCTTGTTGTCGAATCGACTGCGATCAGCAAAGCCCGATTGATGCGCACAGCCGCACTCTTAGCATATCTGGTTGGCCTGTCATTCAGCAATCATCTTTCGACCGTGCTCCTCCTTCCGGCGCTGGCATTCTGGGCAGCAGGGACTGATGCAATCAGGCGAAACCTGATTCGACTCATTCCGGTTTGCGCGATTCTGGGACTGCTCGGTCTGACGGCCTATCTCTATCTCCCGATTCGCGCATTCCAGACGCCAATTATCAATTGGGGAGACCCGACCACATTGGAGAATTTCATCCGGCATGCCTCCGGCTGGCAGTACCGGGTATGGATATTCAACAAACCGGGCGCTGAAATTCTGCAGAGCATGGGCGACCTGATCGGTCTGGTCGTGCGACAACTCCCGCTTCTCATGGTGGTTCCTGCGGCAATCGGGCTTGTAGTCCTGACGGTCAAGAGTCGCTTCATTTCTATCTTTCTCGGAATAGTCTTTGTATCCAACATCATCTATGCCGCGGGTTACACAATCCCTGAAATCGACACATATCTGCTGCCGACGATCCTCATATATACCGTTTGGTGTGTCATCGGGATTGCCGCGATATGCGTGTTTGCTCTGGAGAAGCTTGCAGGCCGAAGCGCGCGGGTTATCGCTCCCTATGCAATCGCAGGTCTACTGCTGCTGCTCGGATTCTATCAGATTATCACAAACAGAGAATATGCGGACAGGAGCAGTTACCGTTATGTCGACAACCAGAACCAGCTCCTCTTCGATTGCATGGAGCAGCGCGCTGTTTTCTTGACTGCCAACTGGGATTACTACAGTCCGTTGCTCTACACGAGATTTGCCGACAGCATTCGCACGGATATCACTGCAATTGATATCGGCCTGCTGCAACGAAGCTGGTATTACAAGTACATCTCGCAAATCGATCCGGAGCTTGATCAGAGAATCAGCGATGCCGAGCGTAGATTCATGCCTCTCGTTCGAAATTTTGAGAGAGGTGATCCATACGACCCTGCGAAGATCGAAGCCACATACCAGGAAATCATCGCCACGATCGCGGCGACGCCAAACAGACCGGTGTATATCGATCTCGGCACGAAATTCGAAAAACTGAGCGAATTCGGGATGGCACCGGTTGGCTTGCTGTTCAGAGTCATCCGCAAAGATGATCTATTCGTTCCGAGGCCGCCGGAGAGGATGACGCTGGGCCCTGCCGGCATCGATATTCTTGAGAAAGACTACAGCTTGAAGAAGCAGGTAGACATAATCAATAACATGAACAGGAACTGGTTAACGTTTTGGGAGCAATACAGATCGCCAGAAGAAGAATCTACTCCGTAA